The sequence AGCTTTTCCACCGATACATGGTAGGCTGTCTTCTTGCTGGCTGAATCGGTATTATACAGGATGGCATGCTTAAGGTCAAGCCGCCGGTCGCTGAAGTTGAAGACAATGTTTTTCAGGGAGAGGGCTACCTTGCCTTTCGACTTATGGTGTACGATCTCCCGGATAATGTTTTCAGCATGGTGTATAAACCAGAAATAGGCCACCACCAGGAGTACCAGTAATACACCTGCCACGATGCCGGTAATCTTCAACACCTTCCTTGCCAACGGTTTAATGGCCATATTGTAATATACGCCAATTTATGTTAAGGTGCTATAGGTAGGAAGGCTGTTACTGTTTGCTGTTTGCCTGCGTTGGCGATATACCTTACCCTTCGATGTTACAGTCAATAAACACTTCTCCATCAAACTCTTTATTGAGCTTATTTAAAATCGCCTCATGTGATTTCTTCACTGTAACCCGCTTCGTTTTAATATTGGGCATAAGCTGGTTCCGGTCGCCGGAAAAATAAAACCTGCCTTTCGTTTTGGCGATCAGGGTGGCGCAAAGCAGGTCATTGGGCATCGTGTTGAGCCAGCCTGTCTGGATCTTGGCGAAATTCAGGGGCGCCATTACCGTCAGGTCTTCATGTGTCATCATATCAACACCCAGCCTGCTGGCAGATCCGTTTTGACTGCAATGATGCCCTATCTTATAAAAAACAGTATTATTTAAGAGATATTCAGCATTCACCTTCTTGTTCTTTCCATCAACCTTGATGGTCCATTCCAGGTCGTGCCAGCTTTTCCAGTTCCCAAATTCTGCATCACCCGGAAATAATAACACCCGTTCACTATCCTCAAACTGGAAGGCAAGGGCAAGGCTGGTATTATTAATACTCCGCTCATAGCGAAGGGCCAGGCTGCCGGCTGTATATAACCAATCGGTATCTATCTTCTGCCACGCATTATTCTTTTCATAATCTTCCTTAATATCGGAATGATGATCACCAAGCTCATATTCACTCTCAAATGGCATTACATCGGTTCCGTTGCCATCGCCCAGTACGGCGGCTGCAAATGCAAAATCTTTGCTGCTCTTCTTTTCACGTTTATCAAAATGTTCTCCGTCTGCTTCTGTAATATCCAGCAGGCTGGTATCCCGGGGTGGACCTAGTACGAAAATACGCATGCCCGGCAGTTTGGCAACCTGCTTAAGCAGTTCGCCCGGGCTCAGGAATTCTACCTTCGTGTCCTCCTTAATGATGTTAAAATCTGTAAAAAGATCCACCATACTGGGAACATCTTTGGTAGCCGCTCCCAGCGTTTGGTTCATGTTCAATGAGTTCAGTTGGTCCAGTGAATGAATGAAATGCTTTTTCCCCTCCACCATCAGGTTACTCTGGAACTCATCCTGAAATTGCTTTTCGTAATATTCTTCTTTAACGAGGCCATTTAACTGTGTTACGGCGGCATGAAGGGCCAGGTTGAGCTTTGAATGGTTCCTGCGAAGATCATTCGCTACATCATCAGATTCATCTTCGGTCCAGGAAAACCATACTTTGTCAAAGGTCAATTCGTCAAAGAGATCACTGCAGGCTTTAAAGCCATTGATATGATCTGCATGTTCATGCGTGACCACCAGGATATCAATCTTTCCACCAGTCACTTCTTTTATATTCTCCAGCCAGGGCTCAAAATCTTTCCTGGCCCCCAGAATACAGCCACAATCGATCATCATCTTGCACTTAACAGTTGCGCCGGCCTTGAATTGCAGCAAAAAGCAATCCCCGGTACCTGCGCGGTATAAACGGATAGACACCTGGTCGATTGTTGCGGTAGTCTTTTTGGTTGTTTTAGCTGTCTTTGCCATAAACAGGGTTTAATGTGTGTGTAAAAACGCGAAGGGTTCTCCAACGCCATTCCGTTCTGCCGGGCTGAAATAGGCCTTGTAAGCATTCATATTGAGCCGGTTTCCGCGCTGTTGTTGTTCCAGTTGAAGTGCCCGTCCCAGGTTCAGCTTATGTACATCCATATCCGATCCCGGGATATATGTTTTTAAAAGATCAATGTCCAGTAAAGGCTTGCTGATGGCATACTTTAGTTTCAGGGTATCCAGGTCAAAGATCAGTGTGCATCCACCGGTCAGTTTAAGCCCTTTCGCAGCATCATGGCTGCCCATAGCCTGCCAGTTGCCATCTCCATCTTTCGTTACCTCCACCAGCGCCCGCTGCAGGAGGGTAACTATCACCTGATTGCTTTGGTTGCCGGTGGGACCTGTGCGCGACGTATAATGCAGCGTATGGACCTCAAAAGAAGGCCGTGGCTGGTCATATCCATACGCTTTGGAACTCCTGATGCCGAGCGCTTCATAGTTATCACTGAATACAAGACCGGTCAGTTTTTCAAAATCGATCGAGTTGGTGAACTTGATATGCAGGCGTTGGTGCAACCCCATTATCTCCTGATCATTCATATAACCACCGGCAATATACCGGCGGTTCAGGTAAAATATTTTCTCGCGGTCTTTAACATACGTAATGGCCTGGCGAAACTCCCTTAGAAAATCCACCAGTATGGCTATTGGCTCATCCAGGCCGTCTGCCAGTGGTACAGAATAGCTTAAGCTCTCTACTGAAAGGTTCTTTATACCGGTTGGATAAATGCCCCGCTTGCGGAAACCATCAATAAATGCGATCCGGTAATCCCGGTTATCATGTGCTATCAGGTCGGTGTCGGCCGTGATAATGGCTCTCAGGAAATCACCGAATGTAATATCTATAGGTGGGCAGAAATCCAGGGCGCGGATACACATCTGCAATACATGGCCTGCTGTTTTGGAGGCTTCGGCCGCCAGCCTGTTTACCAGGTCGGGTAGCAATTGTCCCTGTGGCAGGATGCCGGTCCCATTGGTAGCGATCCGGAGCAGATCGGCCACCCTTGTTTTATAAATGGTCAGGAAGGCGTCAAAGACGGCCGAAACAAGAATAGCGCCCCTGGCGTGGGGTTCCATAATAGTGCGGTATTCGTCGCCGGTTGGTTCTTTGGGCTTCCAGGCCTTTGTTTTTTCATCAAATTCCCCGATGGCATCCCGCAAGGCGCCATAACTTCCAATAGCAATGCCAAACTCCTGGGCCAGTTTGCCCAGCAGGTTTTGTGCAGCCAGGTCACCGCGGGTAGCGGCAATCTGGTTTTTCAATACATCCGGAAAAGTAAAATGCTGGAACAAGGCAACAATGTCGGCAAATGCTTCATGAAAAGCCAGTACATCAGGATTCGTGTCCTCAATATACTTCCGGTACAATCCATCCAGGATCGCATGGGTGGTTTCGTGGGCAATAATATCATGGCTCAGGCAGGTGAAAGTCAGGTTATCCGGCATTTGCAGGGTTATATCAGCAGGCCTTGCCGAAAAATAGCCAAACAACAGCGCTTTTTTCTGCGGACTGTAGAAGGCATTGGCATCGCGCAATGCATGCGGGTAAATACGCAAAGCAGGAACATATACATCGGTGAACCTGGCATCGCCATCTTTGCCCTTTACCCTGCGCGGGCTCCACAATACCGGCCTACCCAGGGCCGCTTCAAAATTCTTGATAGTGGTCATTCCCACAGCATATACCATCTGCTGGTGAAATTGTGGATTGCTGCCGCCGGGGTCAATACCATCCTGTGCCACAATATATAGTTCATTAAGATTTACCGGCGTATACCATTTGTTGACCGTAGGGTCATAATCCACTATTTCGAGGTATTCACCTTTAGGCCCGGGTTGCAGATCCTCTTCCCAGGGCACTTGATAAGTTATATTATTGATCAGTGCTGTATCTATATTGAGCGACAGGCTGGGGTCAAATGCATAACCACGTAACTTCCGGAATGGCGGTTTCCTGATCATAATAATGGCATTAATAAGTGAATCGATAGGTTTACAGCAATCTTTAACCACAGGAATGTGGGAGATAGCTTAATACTGCTTAAGGAAAGGTCGAACCTTTGCCGGGAAGAATAACCCGTGAAAACACGTATTTTTTATAGTAGCCATACTTTATATATCTTCAGGGGTAACAAATCATCCGTCCTGTTGATATAACCACGAATACCTTAAAACGGCTGACATATGAAACCGGGTCTGCTAACAGGATTATTACTAATAGCTCAACTGTCCAGGGCACAGATCAATGATACCCTGCCTGCGGTGGTAGAACCGCAGGTACAGGATAATCGCGTGAAGTTCACCTCTGTATTACGCCCGCTGCGTGGCGTTGCCGGGGCGCCCGCCCCTTTCTATACCTACTTCTGGGAGTTTGGGGATGGTACCTACAGTTTTGAAAAAGAGCCTTCCCATGTGTACAGGGACACCGGCGATTATCCCGTTCGCCTCTATGCTACCAATAACTATGATGATGGTAAAAAGCCGCCCACCCGCCTTAAAAAAATACGGGTAGAGAAGAAGACCATGCTGGCCGCCAATACAGCGCCTGCCTTTTTCAAAAGCGCCGGATCATTGGAAATGATGACCAACCAGATGCCCCGGCCGGGAGAAGATATGGTACTGCTCCTGGGTTACCGCAATAAGCCGGGTAGCCAGGTGGCGTCTGTCAGCGGCTCTGTCATGCTCTTGTACAATGAAAAACAATTTGGGCAGAACAGCTTTGATATGGCAGAGGCCAGGAGTTATCACCAGGAAAAAAACATTGGGTTGGATTCCCTGCTGGCCTATGCCCCTGCAGAAGAGTGGATACTACCCGGGCATGATGAGCAGAAAAAAGGATTGTTCACCGTAAGCGCAGATAATTACGAAGTAATAGCCAATAAGCCACAACTGAAACAATTGCTGAAACAGCAAATGGAAACCTATCGCAAGCATCATATCTGGCGGGTGAATGAGGTAAAGCCGGGCGAAGAGAAATTCATGTTCCTCTCCTTGAATACCCTGCCGGAAATGATCAAAGACACCAATGCCGTGGTCACGATCTCCGGCCTTTTCATTCCCGATGACCCTTCTATGGATATAGAGCAATTCAACCTGGAGTTGCAGATAGTGGCTTCGCACGATCCCAACAGGATCATGCTCAGGAACCGCCGGTTGAACTACCGGTTTACCGGCAAGAACAGGCAGAATACCTATAAAGTGCAGTTCCAGAATACCGGCAAAGGGCCGGCCAAAAGAGTAGCCATTACCATCACCATACCCGGTATGCTGAATACAGGTACGGTAGAACTGGTGGATATGAAACCGGCCTGCGCCTGGTGCGATTCGGCCTACGCCAATCAAAGCTGTATAGATACCATTCTTACGAAAGACAGTATCCAGTTCATCTTTAAAAACATCTACCTGCCCGGTACACAGCAGGAGGGCATCAGTGACCCGGATTCTACCATGGGCTATATACGGTATAGGCTGCGCTTTAACAAGAACATGAAGAAGCTGCCTTTTACCAGCCGGGCGGCCATTGTCTTTGATAAAAATGAGCCGGTGTATACCAACCGTTCGGTGGGCCGGTTTAAGAAAGGATTGTCGCCGGGTATCATCATAGGGTACAATACCATCCCGGGTAAAGTGCCCGCTGATATATTGCCGCAAAATTATGTCCTGGGCTTTTCTTTATCGGAATATGCTGCTTACAGGAAATATTTCCAGTGGGAACTCTACCTGCAAAAATCACGCACGTATGAATACTATGCAGGCCGCAGAACAGGCGGTGATACCACCATCAATGGAGCAGTATATAAAGTAGAATACCGGGACCTGTACCAGAAGCAAAAAGTATTCTCAGTAGAAGCGGTACCGTTATTTTTCCGGTATAACCTCAATGCCTTTATGGTAGCCGGGGCGGGTGCCTTGGTAGCGGTAGATGTAGAGCGTACTACCACACCGGTAGTGGAAACCTATGTACAACGGCCCAATGGTACCGGCCTGGAACTGTTCAAAGGAGAGCAACCAGCACAACAGGAATCTTTTGCCAACTGGCGGGGGGCGCTCTTTGCCGATCTGCAATTAGGTATCGTACGCAGAGGCCCGGCCGCCGGTATCCGTTTCCTGCAATACATGAACCCCTCACACCAGCGCATCTTCCTGTATGCGAGCTGGAAGTTGTAAGTGGCAAAAAATCGATACTTTTAGCCAAATTAACCCTGATGGCACACTGCCTGTATAAGGTAGTTATACAGTTTATTGTTTATTGTTGCTTCTTTATTCAATCTTATGCGTCGCCCGACAGTACCCGGCTGCCCGCCTCCCTGCAAAAGCAATTACAGGAATTACAACAAAAAGACAACCTGGAGCAATGGCTCTATGCCCGTATTGATTATGTGGATGCGGCCCCGTTTGAACGTATCAACTTCCTGATGGAAACCCAGCAGGCCGCCTGGAGAAGCTATACTACCTATGATGAAAGAGTGGCCTGGTTTAATCTGTTGATATTGCAGGGATATTACCAATTGCAAACCGGCAATATCCTTTCTTCCATCAATGCCTATGAAACGGCCCTGGCATTCTATGAAGCATATCCCTTGCCCGATGTTGACATTGTTAGCTATGTGCTTAAGCCACTGGGTAATAACTATACCCGGCTGGCTGATTACAATACGGCCTTATTTATTCACAGAAAAACATTGGCGCTGGCGCAGCAGCGGAAAGATAACCGGGAAATAGCCGCCACCTATAGCAATATGGCCATTTGCACCCGTTGGAAGGGCGAATTACTGTC comes from Paraflavitalea devenefica and encodes:
- a CDS encoding PKD domain-containing protein; amino-acid sequence: MKPGLLTGLLLIAQLSRAQINDTLPAVVEPQVQDNRVKFTSVLRPLRGVAGAPAPFYTYFWEFGDGTYSFEKEPSHVYRDTGDYPVRLYATNNYDDGKKPPTRLKKIRVEKKTMLAANTAPAFFKSAGSLEMMTNQMPRPGEDMVLLLGYRNKPGSQVASVSGSVMLLYNEKQFGQNSFDMAEARSYHQEKNIGLDSLLAYAPAEEWILPGHDEQKKGLFTVSADNYEVIANKPQLKQLLKQQMETYRKHHIWRVNEVKPGEEKFMFLSLNTLPEMIKDTNAVVTISGLFIPDDPSMDIEQFNLELQIVASHDPNRIMLRNRRLNYRFTGKNRQNTYKVQFQNTGKGPAKRVAITITIPGMLNTGTVELVDMKPACAWCDSAYANQSCIDTILTKDSIQFIFKNIYLPGTQQEGISDPDSTMGYIRYRLRFNKNMKKLPFTSRAAIVFDKNEPVYTNRSVGRFKKGLSPGIIIGYNTIPGKVPADILPQNYVLGFSLSEYAAYRKYFQWELYLQKSRTYEYYAGRRTGGDTTINGAVYKVEYRDLYQKQKVFSVEAVPLFFRYNLNAFMVAGAGALVAVDVERTTTPVVETYVQRPNGTGLELFKGEQPAQQESFANWRGALFADLQLGIVRRGPAAGIRFLQYMNPSHQRIFLYASWKL
- a CDS encoding gluzincin family metallopeptidase; amino-acid sequence: MIRKPPFRKLRGYAFDPSLSLNIDTALINNITYQVPWEEDLQPGPKGEYLEIVDYDPTVNKWYTPVNLNELYIVAQDGIDPGGSNPQFHQQMVYAVGMTTIKNFEAALGRPVLWSPRRVKGKDGDARFTDVYVPALRIYPHALRDANAFYSPQKKALLFGYFSARPADITLQMPDNLTFTCLSHDIIAHETTHAILDGLYRKYIEDTNPDVLAFHEAFADIVALFQHFTFPDVLKNQIAATRGDLAAQNLLGKLAQEFGIAIGSYGALRDAIGEFDEKTKAWKPKEPTGDEYRTIMEPHARGAILVSAVFDAFLTIYKTRVADLLRIATNGTGILPQGQLLPDLVNRLAAEASKTAGHVLQMCIRALDFCPPIDITFGDFLRAIITADTDLIAHDNRDYRIAFIDGFRKRGIYPTGIKNLSVESLSYSVPLADGLDEPIAILVDFLREFRQAITYVKDREKIFYLNRRYIAGGYMNDQEIMGLHQRLHIKFTNSIDFEKLTGLVFSDNYEALGIRSSKAYGYDQPRPSFEVHTLHYTSRTGPTGNQSNQVIVTLLQRALVEVTKDGDGNWQAMGSHDAAKGLKLTGGCTLIFDLDTLKLKYAISKPLLDIDLLKTYIPGSDMDVHKLNLGRALQLEQQQRGNRLNMNAYKAYFSPAERNGVGEPFAFLHTH
- a CDS encoding MBL fold metallo-hydrolase; its protein translation is MAKTAKTTKKTTATIDQVSIRLYRAGTGDCFLLQFKAGATVKCKMMIDCGCILGARKDFEPWLENIKEVTGGKIDILVVTHEHADHINGFKACSDLFDELTFDKVWFSWTEDESDDVANDLRRNHSKLNLALHAAVTQLNGLVKEEYYEKQFQDEFQSNLMVEGKKHFIHSLDQLNSLNMNQTLGAATKDVPSMVDLFTDFNIIKEDTKVEFLSPGELLKQVAKLPGMRIFVLGPPRDTSLLDITEADGEHFDKREKKSSKDFAFAAAVLGDGNGTDVMPFESEYELGDHHSDIKEDYEKNNAWQKIDTDWLYTAGSLALRYERSINNTSLALAFQFEDSERVLLFPGDAEFGNWKSWHDLEWTIKVDGKNKKVNAEYLLNNTVFYKIGHHCSQNGSASRLGVDMMTHEDLTVMAPLNFAKIQTGWLNTMPNDLLCATLIAKTKGRFYFSGDRNQLMPNIKTKRVTVKKSHEAILNKLNKEFDGEVFIDCNIEG